A stretch of DNA from Aliarcobacter thereius LMG 24486:
TTATCTTTATTTATTGCTACATACGAGCAAAAATTAAATATATCAATTCTGCCTACATCTTCTTTATTTAAATTTATTCCAGCTGTTAAGCTTCCTAAGATATCAGCTTTTCTAAGTTTATCTTTTTTACCACCATTTATAAAAATTGTTCTATAACTAGAATCTATTTTATAATCATTATTTTGTTCTATATCTTTAATATAACTAAATTTAATATCATCAAAAATATTTTTAACTAAATCTACTCTTTCATACTCATTCTCTTCATAAAATGTTATTGCAACTCCACCATTTCCAGCACGTGCAGTTCTTCCTATTCTATGTGTATGTATTTTTTCATTTAAAGCAATATCATAATTAATAACTAAATCAACATCAGCAATATCAATTCCCCTACTTGCAACATCACTTGCAATTAAAATTGGATAACTTTGATTTGAAAAAAGAGTTAAAGTTTCATCTCTATCTTTTTGTTCTAAATCACTATGCATAGTTAAAACATCTAATCCATTTTTATATAGTTCATCTGCTAATTCTTCGCAAGTTTGCTTTTGATTACAAAAGATTATTGTACTTTTTGCCTTATATTGCTTTATAATTTTTTCTATTTGTCTATTTTTTTCAAATCTATTTACTTCATAAAAAACTTGTGAGATTTTATTTTTCTCTTCATTTTCAACTTCAACAAAGAATGCATTTTTTGTAATAGTATTTGAAAGATTTTTTATATTTTCTTCATATGTTGCTGAGAAAAGTAAAGTTTGTCTATTGTTTGCTAGACGATTATTTATATCCATAATATCATCATAAAAACCCATATCAAGCATTTTATCAGCTTCATCAAGAATAAAAGTATTTACTTCTTCTAGTTTTAAGTTTCCCTCTTTTATATGCTTTAAAACTCTTCCTGTTGTTCCTACAATAATATGTGCTTCATGATTTAAAGATGCAACTTGTGGCTTAAAAGGAACTCCTCCACATAAAGTAAGAACTTTTATATTTGGAATAAATCTTATGTACTCTCTTAAATTACTTGCTATTTGATTTGCTAATTCTCTTGTTGGTGCCAAAATCAAAGATTGAACTCTAAATCTATTTTTATTTAAATTTTGTATCAAAGGAAGACAAAAACTCAAAGTTTTTCCACTTCCTGTTTTTGCTCTTGCTATTAAATCTTTTCCTTTTAAACTATGCTCTAAACTTTTTTCTTGTATTTGTGTAAGATTTTCTAATCCCAAAGAGTTAAGATTATCTATTAACTCTTTTTCTAAATTTAACTCTTTAAACTTCACTTTTATTTGCTCTTCTTCTTTTTTTCTTTGGTCTAAAACTAAAAATTAGTATTGTTAAAACTATAACTACTGTTATTAATCCTATATATTTAAAATCATCTGCATAACTTAATAATAACTCTCCTGCTATATAGCTTATATATCCAATAATAATTGCCCATAAAATTGATGCAATACTATTTAAAATAGTAAATTTTACACTACTATAATCTGAAATTCCCATAACTAAAGGAACTAAAGTTTTGATTCCATAGATATATTTTTGAATTATTATGATAAATGAACCATATTTTCTAAACAGAAGTTGAACTAAAGCAACTTTTCTTTTATGTTTATTCATCATATCTTCTGCATAATTTTTATTGTTTCTTGCCATAAAAAATAGAAACTGACTACCAATAATATTTGAAATAGCAGCAACAATAATTGTAATAAATATATTTAAATCTCCTGCATAAGAGAATGCTCCTGCTATTGCAAGTGCTAAAAATCCACCACCAAAAGAGTATAAAAATAGAGCTACATAGCCCCAATCTTGGATAAACTGTTCCATAAAATTCCTAATTTTTGTTATAAGTCGATATTTTATCTAAATA
This window harbors:
- a CDS encoding DedA family protein, giving the protein MEQFIQDWGYVALFLYSFGGGFLALAIAGAFSYAGDLNIFITIIVAAISNIIGSQFLFFMARNNKNYAEDMMNKHKRKVALVQLLFRKYGSFIIIIQKYIYGIKTLVPLVMGISDYSSVKFTILNSIASILWAIIIGYISYIAGELLLSYADDFKYIGLITVVIVLTILIFSFRPKKKRRRANKSEV
- the dbpA gene encoding ATP-dependent RNA helicase DbpA yields the protein MKFKELNLEKELIDNLNSLGLENLTQIQEKSLEHSLKGKDLIARAKTGSGKTLSFCLPLIQNLNKNRFRVQSLILAPTRELANQIASNLREYIRFIPNIKVLTLCGGVPFKPQVASLNHEAHIIVGTTGRVLKHIKEGNLKLEEVNTFILDEADKMLDMGFYDDIMDINNRLANNRQTLLFSATYEENIKNLSNTITKNAFFVEVENEEKNKISQVFYEVNRFEKNRQIEKIIKQYKAKSTIIFCNQKQTCEELADELYKNGLDVLTMHSDLEQKDRDETLTLFSNQSYPILIASDVASRGIDIADVDLVINYDIALNEKIHTHRIGRTARAGNGGVAITFYEENEYERVDLVKNIFDDIKFSYIKDIEQNNDYKIDSSYRTIFINGGKKDKLRKADILGSLTAGINLNKEDVGRIDIFNFCSYVAINKDKLNIVLEKLPNNRIKGKYYKIYEK